The sequence below is a genomic window from Ipomoea triloba cultivar NCNSP0323 chromosome 2, ASM357664v1.
GGAACACGGAAGCTGCTATGATAGGTTGCATTATTATTCCCCTTTTCCCCTGACTATACCCAACTACCCATTATATATAAGCCATGCCCATATTTTCGGTGCAACTGTATTTGAGGCTAGTTCTAGACAGTATTAAATATTCCATAATTATGTACATCATTgacaatacacataattatgTTCCTACATTAATTCGGTGGGATGTATCATATATGATTACATCAGTCATTATTAGTAGGACCTACATACAAACTGtctactatttttatttttatttttttttaaatttccaataAGCAACTTAATTAAACTTCTCCCAGAGattgaatttacaattttaagaaTATCATATTTTGACTTAACAAAACATGTGACATAATGTAAATCGTAGTAATTCACTAACTAAAACAAGGATTTGTTCACAAGAGATTTTTTTACTTTGGCACACTCTCACACTGTCGAATCCTGATCTGTTCCTCTAATCTGAATCAGTGACTTAAGCTAGCATGAGACAATAAACAACTTTAAGCTGGTTTATGTAGTTTATACATCCTGATTCATAAATCAAAGTTATTTATTACAAGTAGGGGTTTTATTTTGTATGTTGTCGACTTGTCGTGGATTACGACAGATTTGGGCATTAACTGCTTGCCTTAATTTGTAGGTGACGGCGTTTAAATGCGGTGGTTTTTCCTTGGGAACATCGATGAATCACATTTCCTTCGACGGAAGCGGCTTTAAGATGTTTCTAGAAAATCTGGCGGCTCTAGCCTTTAACGATGACGGCCCGTTGGCGGTGGTCCCATGCAACGACCGTTCTCTGCTCGCCGCGCGATCACCGCCGCAAGTCACCTTCCCGCACCCGGAGCTGCTGAAAGTGAACCTCCCCGCCGGGGAGGAGATGGCGCCGCCGGTGTTCGACAGCCTCAAGGAGGACCTCTCCTTCGAGATCTTCCAGCTCAGCTCCGCCGACATAGACGGGCTGAAGGACAAGGCCAAGGCGCCCGACAACGTCAAAACCAAGGTGACCGGTTTCAACTCCTTGACCGCCGCCATATGGAGGTGCAAGGTATAGAACTATGACTGGAATGATAATACATTATTAAGATAAACAGAATATATACAGATATAGCAGAGAAGTTACATATTAATAGGAATCACTGTTTTAAAAATCGGCTGACTAAGGGTTGGGCGTCCCTAAATCAAGGCAAATTGTTCTCTAGGCGCCTTCTAGCGCCTAATTCGGCCTACTGGGTTGAGTTGGCTGCAAACTCTGTTGAATTTGGTCGAGTTAACACACTCAACTcgaccgagttaactcgagcgagtgttattaattttttttattatatatatatataatataatatataatacaatatatgaCGTACATTCACATAGGTGcactattttttgtttgtttttatatgTAGCTGTTGCCTACTGCCCGACTAGCCCTAACGCTTACTACAATTTTTGTTGGTTGGaataatgtaaaatttattctacaccaaataaatataacaactaaactaatataattaatctgTAATACAAGGCACTCTCGTGCGGCGGGGACAACAACTCCGACCNNNNNNNNNNNNNNNNNNNNNNNNNNNNNNNNNNNNNNNNNNNNNNNNNNNNNNNNNNNNNNNNNNNNNNNNNNNNNNNNNNNNNNNNNNNNTCCGCCGGAGGCTGAACCCGCCGCTGCCGGATTCATATTCCGGCAACGCCGTGCTCACCGGCTACGCCACCGCGAAGTGCGCGGAGCTGGAAGAAGGCCCGTTCTGGAAGACGGTGCAAATGGTTTACGAAGGGGCGGCGAGGATGACCGACGAGTACGCCCGGTCGGCGATCGACTGGGGAGAGCTCTACAAAGGGTTCCCGCACGGCGAGTTCCTGGTGTCGTCGTGGTGGCGATTAGGGTTTGAAGGAGTGCAGTTTCCATGGGGAAAACCTAAGTACAGTTGCCCTGTCGTTTATCATCGGAAGGACATAATCCTGCTGTTTCCCGACATCGATAACGGCGGAAATAGCAACCGCGGAGTGAATGTTTTGGTCGCTTTGCCCCCTAAAGAGATGGAGAAATTCAAATCACTGTTCCACAAATTCTTGGCTTGATCTTCGTGGTCTTCATCGTATCATCGTCATATTAATCCTCAATCATCTTTGTTGAATATTTGaagcaaatatatatttatgtatggaTGCAATATGTAAAATGGTTGATCAAGGGATTAATgtacaagtaataaacatatcatttgttttcttttcaccAATATTTCGatatcaaaaatttcaaaaaagaaaaaagaaaaaaagaccaTCAGTAAAGTCACAACATCCAATTTTTTATTAGCTTTATAGTGGTATTCTTGTCTGACTCAATCAACTGTGAACAATTTTGAATTGTTTATCTTATTGTGATCTTTTATCAGTCAGGGTCATTACAAGGATGACCCTATCGATTATTGTCGTTGAATTATGGACAACCTAAGGTTATTTACTGTCCTTAGGCGTTCTTCTCCCAAAACACACCTTTGGACAACAACAACTGTGGGGTTTCCTATAAATCAAAGGTTAATGTTATATTAATGTAAATTTTACAATGCACCGGAGTCCACATTACATTGTGAACCCTATTTCAAAATGACAGtcatattatgtacctattgttaacatattatgtatatttaactgattatatgtacatataaataaattgaaggtacatactacatgtacataatatttaattgtagtgttgtaatatgtatataatttattaagtgCAAGTACATTATACGTTAACTATAAATACGTATAAtactacatatacataatatgatagttataatagatacataatttattaattaaagactaaaaatacataatatgttaattataaataaataatctgaGTTATTTTAGATCAAGAtccaaaatgcaaaattgatcATGCTCtatgatataataattgattaatgtaCTATATAATtgttgtgatatatatatacatatataactgCTCACTTCTAACCAATATAGTTAACGTGATGGTTCAGCACCTCATCCCTTAAGTATGAGGGCCGgggtgaatggagcaaaccaaTTGGCTGGGAAAAACCCATAACTGCTCACTTCTATAAGACAGGCCGGCCGTTaccattacaaaataataaactCTAGGCCCATGTACAAATAAAGAGATTATTTCACCTAACTTTGATAAGTGTCAATATACGAGGCAATAAAGGAGAATATTATACATGTAGAATAATGGTGAGGATAACAATGGAAGTGGATGATAATATACTTAATATgcttatttttataattgttttatatatgttaGATCTTCCAAAATGAATAGCCGTAAttgattcttaattttcttataaaagGGGGTTCTCATGACGTCCGTACTTCTCGTTTTGTATGTGTATTTCTAAGTAGAgtcattatttgtatataataaaaaaaaaacacgcttTTTTCAAAAATGGGTGAGCGCACAACTTTCATACTTGAATGTCACCAATCCAATTATTCCTAACACCATCTCAATTGGATAATTTAGGAGATAGGGAGTGGACGagggtttttttattttttttttatttttaagggaTTGAAGGATATAGCACATAATATATGCGACAATAAGGAATTAGTCATTAGCTAGTACTAATGGTTAGATTGGAATTGACAAAGGTTATTAGATTGGACCATAAAGTgattattgtcaaatgaatttGAATTATGCGTAATCTAGCATGCTTAAACCTCTAGGTTTTTATTATGCAGTGGGACCAATATTAATGGACAGTTCGTAAGAAAATATGTATTATCTAGGGAAATCAATATCGGTATGTTAATTACATATCAtgtacaactttttttttttttttttttttNNNNNNNNNNNNNNNNNNNNNNNNNNNNNNNNNNNNNNNNNNNNNNNNNNNNNNNNNNNNNNNNNNNNNNNNNNNNNNNNNNNNNNNNNNNNNNNNNNNNNNNNNNNNNNNNNNNNNNNNNNNNNNNNNNNNNNNNNNNNNNNNNNNNNNNNNNNNNNNNNNNNNNNNNNNNNNNNNNNNNNNNNNNNNNNNNNNNNNNNNNNNNNNNNNNNNNNNNNNNNNNNNNNNNNNNNNNNNNNNNNNNNNNNNNNNNNNNNNNNNNNNNNNNNNNNNNNNNNNNNNNNNNNNNNNNNNNNNNNNNNNNNNNNNNNNNNNNNNNNNNNNNNNNNNNNNNNNNNNNNNNNNNNNNNNNNNNNNNNNNNNNNNNNNNNNNNNNNNNNNNNNNNNNNNNNNNNNNNNNNNNNNNNNNNNNNNNNNNNNNNNNNNNNNNNNNNNNNNNNNNNNNNNNNNNNNNNNNNNNNNNNNNNNNNNNNNNNNNNNNNNNNNNNNNNNNNNNNNNNNNNNNNNNNNNNNNNNNNNNNNNNNNNNNNNNNNNNNNNNNNNNNNNNNNNNNNNNNNNNNNNNNNNNNNNNNNNNNNNNNNNNNNNNNNNNNNNNNNNNNNNNNNNNNNNNNNNNNNNNNNNNNNNNNNNNNNNNNNNNNNNNNNNNNNNNNNNNNNNNNNNNNNNNNNNNNNNNNNNNNNNNNNNNNNNNNNNNNNNNNNNNNNNNNNNNNNNNNNNNNNNNNNNNNNNNNNNNNNNNNNNNNNNNNNNNNNNNNNNNNNNNNNNNNNNNNNNNNNNNNNNNNNNNNNNNNNNNNNNNNNNNNNNNNNNNNNNNNNNNNNNNNNNNNNNNNNNNNNNNNNNNNNNNNNNNNNNNNNNNNNNNNNNNNNNNNNNNNNNNNNNNNNNNNNNNNNNNNNNNNNNNNNNNNNNNNNNNNNNNNNNNNNNNNNNNNNNNNNNNNNNNNNNNNNNNNNNNNNNNNNNNNNNNNNNNNNNNNNNNNNNNNNNNNNNNNNNNNNNNNNNNNNNNNNNNNNNNNNNNNNNNNNNNNNNNNNNNNNNNNNNNNNNNNNNNNNNNNNNNNNNNNNNNNNNNNNNNNNNNNNNNNNNNNNNNNNNNNNNNNNNNNNNNNNNNNNNNNNNNNNNNNNNNNNNNNNNNNNNNNNNNNNNNNNNNNNNNNNNNNNNNNNNNNNNNNNNNNNNNNNNNNNNNNNNNNNNNNNNNNNNNNNNNNNNNNNNNNNNNNNNNNNNNNNNNNNNNNNNNNNNNNNNNNNNNNNNNNNNNNNNNNNNNNNNNNNNNNNNNNNNNNNNNNNNNNNNNNNNNNNNNNNNNNNNNNNNNNNNNNtttttttttttttttttttttgggttgtctTGATATAACCCAGAAACATGgtcatttttaaaaagaagaaaatatgcatattttagttatattaagtgattaaaaaatgaattgaagaaaataggtaaatttttaacattttcttataAAGTACCTACTAATAACGTGTGGAAGCTAAGTATGgtcattttctaattttcaggatgtgtttgaaaatcaggaaaatgacttttgaaaatattttttaaaaaatgagtcattttttagtAAATAGTTTCATTTCCCGTGCTTGgttgcattttaaaaaaattatctttgtgtgtttggttcatttttagaaaatgggtagaattgtataattaaacattttgattgttttatttacaatattaaaaataatataatctttaaaaaaaatatgtggttTCCAACATAAACCAGACCTATTTTGACAAAGGTTGTGATTTTAGGGGAAGGTTGTGCATGGTTGTGATTGTTGGAAGGTCggtagaaaatgacttccgccaaatgaatgaaaaataatttccgtTGACTTGATTTTTTCGACACATACAAACACTAGAAGCCCAGTTGTTTGGGTTTCCAAATACACCCATGGAAAATTGATGGGATGCATCCCTACCCAAAACATGTGCATACAACTGATACAAGTATGTGGCCTTCAACAATTCTTCTAAATCCCAACCTtaaaggttatatatatatacactcaacCCTAAACAATACAAAACTCAACAAACACCACACAAAACATAAACTAGTTTGATTTCATTCTACTTTTTTTCCCTCAGCTTTACAGCCATCATGGGAACGCTCTACCTTAAACCGGAAACCTTGCACGAAGACCTCAAGGTCACAATCCTAGACTCCGGTCTCATATTTCCGTCGCAGGAAACCACGAAACGTACGATGTTCTTGTCCAACATCGACAAAGTCCTTAACTTTGATGTGAAGACGGTTCACTTTTTCCCCGCCTGCCCCGGTTTCCCGCCGGAGATTGTGGCCGGAAAGATAAAGAATGCTCTGCGGAGGTTGTTGGTGACAAATACTTATGATTTCTTGGCCGGGAGGCTTAAGAAGAATAAGGAGTCGGAGCGGGTGGAGATAGAGTGCAACGCGGCGGGGCTTGGGTTTGCGGTGGCTTCCAGTGAGTTCGCGCTGGAGGATATTGGCGACTTGGTTTATCCCAACCCGGCTTTCCGGCAACTCGTGACGATGAGCTTTGATTTCGTCGCTAAAGAGGATCAACCGCTTTGCTTCGTCCAggtacacaaattatatatcttaCTTAGTTACATATGTTTTATACTCGGGACCAGCCCTCCGTAATGACCTATTACATACCCTTCTTGATTTAGGCTGGTCAGATGAgcaatttaaatttattttttgtaaccTTTTGCTGATTAAGATCACTAAACAGATTTTATTCTATGCACACGTATACATTTAAATAGTGAGTTTCACCCattacccaaaaagaaaaagaatggacATCCAAGATCCATAAATTTAAAACACAGCAGAAATTCCATAATTTGCTAGGGAAGATCTGAGTGCATGAGAGAGACTTTAACGTGAACATTATTGCATGATAGATACGCAAACACAAGTTCTGAGTGCTTAAGGGCATGGAAACTTGTAGTCACTGTTCGAAAGTGTATACCAAGTAAATTTAGTTTGTGACTTCAGTTAGTAAAAGATCATAATAAAGTTATCTCATAACAATTTATTCAAATCAAGAACGTCAATATgtgatttttattaaaaatcaaatttatataaGTGTGATTACATAGTTAATAATTTGACTAACTTATTTAAGGTTATCTCTCACAAAAATCATTTTGGTGGTTGGAACACGGAAGCTGCTATGATaggttgcatttttttttttttttggatgatggGGAGGAAAAAAATCCAGGATCATTAGCTGATCCGTACAATGGTAGATGCACCCAGCGTACCAAGTTTGTCCTCACGTAGAAGCTTCTTGACCACTCTGGATGGTTCGTCAATCCACTTGTAGCTCTCGGTCTGACTTTGGGCCCCTCTCGCAATCTCATCTGCCACCTTGTTCTGTTCCCTAGGAGTATGGCTGAATTTAATCTCCCACCTCCTTTGCGTCGAATCTCTGCAAAGCTCAATAATGTTCCCCGCCGGGCCCTCGTACGTGTCGTGGCTGTTAATTAAGTGGATGGCTTTATTGCAATCCGACTCCATCACCACTTTCCTGTACCCGAGCTCCCAAGCCTTCTCCATCCCAGTGTGAATTCCCCACAGCTCTGCTTCCAGGGGGTTGCACTTGCCAATCCGTTTCGAGAAAGCACCTAAGAAAGCGGCATCCTTATTGCGAATGACTCCTCCACAGGTCGCATGATTGTGTTTTTCAGCGCAGCCATCCGTGTTTATTTTGATCCAACCCGCGTCTGGGGGTGTCCATGGTTGGCTTCTTCGACTATCTCGTCCTTTCCTTCCTCTTGGTCCTGCGCCTCTTTCCAACACCGCCTCAATCTCCTTGAATTTGCTTTGCAGCCAATCGACCTTCTCTTTAATGTGTTTTTCCTCCCTGTTGAACACAAAGTCGTTCCTCCATCTCCAGATCCACCATATAGTTATCGCAAATCTTGCGTTCTTCTGCTTGCGTCGCTGGCCTCCCGTGGTACCTACCAGGTTAGTGTTTAGCCAGTCATGAAAATCAGTTTGAGCGGACATACCTAAGTTTCCCATGATGTTGATGTGTCTCCAGACTTCCGCAGCAGCCGGGCACCTCCTAATGGTGTGCTCAACGTCTTCTTTATCCGCTCCACAGATTGCGCAGCGTTCATCCAGAGTAAAACCTCTCTTCTTCCTCTCCGCATTGCACATAATTCTTCCATGCTTTACTAACCACAAGAAAGAGCGAATTCTGTTGGGTACGAGGAGTTTCCATATATCCCTCCATCCATCGCTACGTGCTCGGCATTGGTCTTTCCATGTAAGCCCATATGCTGATTTGGTCGAGAACTCATGATCTTCATCATATCCCCATCCCATAGTGTCATTCTTGTTTGCATCACTCAGGATAATTCTAGCTGCGATCTCACTCTTTTTTTCCGGGTGGAGTGCTGTATCAATTTTGCTCCAATCCCACATCCCCATTGCGTTCCAAAAGTCGGCGACTTTCGCTTCATTCGCATTTTTCGTTAGGGGGCCAATCATCCACTTTCGGAGTGGTTCATTTCCAATCCACCGATCCATCCAGAACCGCGTGTCTCTACCATTTCTCACCACTTTCTTTACTCCACTCTCGAGATTTGATGCCGCAGCACAGACCCCTTTCCAGACGTTGGAGTCAGTTCGCTTCCTTCTAATGTTCGCAATGCAGGCTCCTGCTTTCATGTACTTGCAGGTAACAACTTGCGCCCAggttttgttttcttccttGAGGATGCGCCACCCAAGCTTTGTTAGTAGCGCAATGTTCATGTTTCGCATGGACTTGATCCCGAGCCCACCATCTTCTTTTGGTAAGGTGACCGTAGCCCAGTTAACCAAGCTGGTTCTTCTCTTAGTCCCGTCTCCACCCAAAAGGAAATTCCTTGTTTTCCTATCAATCTCATCGCAGATGCCCTTGGGAATGAGCATGGTCTGCATGGCGTAAGATGGTATCGCATTTAGAACAGCTTGAACCAAGACTTGCCGCCCTGCCAGTGACAGGAATCTCGTTTTCCACCCCTCTAGTCTGCTTTGCACTCTATCCATAATGTCCTTGCAGTGTTCCTTGGTGATTCTCCCGTGGAGTGATGGGACTCCGAGGTATCTGCCTAAGTCAGTCGTCCTGGAAATCCCAGCTATTCCTGCTATCTTTTCTGCCTGTTCACTGCACACATTACTTGAAAAGAATATGTTAGATTTTAACTTATTGACACGTTGGCCAGAAATCTTACAAAACGTGTCAAGGCATTCCATAATATTGTAGATTTGCTCCTCTCCTGCCTCGGCAAAGAGGACCATGTCATCCGCGAAAAATAAGTGGGATATCATCGGGCCATTTTTCGATGCCCTTATCCCTTTCCAGCGTCCTTGAGCTGCTACTTTTGTGATTAGGTGCCCAAGACGTTCGATGCAAAGAACAAAGAGGTAAGGGGAGATAGAATCCCCCTGTCTTATCCCTCTTTCTGGCTTGAATCTTTCCAGTTTCTTTCCCTCCCAGAGTATGGACATCTCGGTAGTTTCCACACAGTGCATGATGTTCCTAACCCACCCGTCGCTCAAGCCGACTTCCTTAAGAGTTGATCGTATGAAACCCCAGTCCAAACGGTCATACGCCTTTTCGAGGTCGATCTTCAGCACCATGTGCCCTGTTCTACTTTTGTCTGATTTAATAGTGTGCAATAATTCCTGATAGATCACTACATTGTCCGTGATTTGTCTATCATGCACAAAACTACTCTGGCTGGGGCCGACAAGGTTCGACATTATGCATTTAAGCCTATTTGTCATGACTTTTGTAGCCAGTTTGTAAGCTACGTTACATAAACTAATAGGCCTAAACTGAGAGATTTTCTCCGGATTTTGCACTTTGGGAATGAAAACAATATTGGTGTCGTTAAGTCCACTTGGGAGAGTGCCCTCTTCGAAGAAGTCAGCAACCATTCTGTGCATACAATCTCCCACTGTGTTCCATGAATTCTGGTAAAACATTGCGTGAAAGCCATCTGGTCCTGGTGCCTTGAGTGGTGCCATGGCCTTAAGGGCCTCGTAGACCTCATCTTTAGCTACTCCCCTGTTCACAAACCGCCATTGTTCTTCCTCAATAGTAGGGAACATGCCACTCAGGTTGTCAGTGTCCTCTACCACATTTTCCTTAGTGTATAGGCCTTTGTAATATTCTTGGATCATGCCCTCGATCTGTTCCCTATCATGAATCCATTCTTCATTTGCATTCTTGAGTCCATGGATTTTGTTTCTCGCTCGGCGAACCATGGTCGCGGCGTGGTAGAACTTGGTATTCAAATCGCCCGACAGAATCCaatcttcttttgatttttgaaacCACTTTAACTCCTCCTGATGTAGGACCTCATCTAGTTCCGTTCTCAACTTTGTCTCGAGACTTAGGAGTCCATTGTGCGGTTGGCTGTCTATGCACCTTTGGATTCCTTCAATACGCGCCATAAGCCTTCCTTTTCGTTTTTCAATACTTCCAAATATATAAGGCATTATGGAGAACATTTCGGCAATGCAGATGATAGGTTGCATTATTACTCCCCTTTTCCCCTGACTATACCCAACTACCCATAATATATAAGGCATGCCCATATTTTCGGTGCAACTGTATTTGAGGCTAGTTCTAGAAAGTATTAAATACTCCATAATTATGTACATCATTgacaatacacataattatgCTCCTACATTAATTCGGTGGGATGTATCATATATGATTACATCAGTCATTATTAGTAGGACCTACATACAAATTGTCTACTAATTCTATTGTTTAATTTCAACCAATAAGATTGAATTCACAATTTTaagaatatcatattttaacaTAAAAAACACGTAAGAAGATATAAATCATAGTAATTCACTAACAAAAACAAAGTATATGACTACAAGAGATCTTTTCACTTTGACACACTCTCACACTGCCAAATCCTGATCTGTTCTCCCAATCTGAATCAGTG
It includes:
- the LOC116011177 gene encoding shikimate O-hydroxycinnamoyltransferase-like, whose protein sequence is MGTLYLKPETLHDDLKVTILDSGLIFPSQETTKRTMFLSNIDKVLNFDVQTVHFFPACPGFPPEIVAGKIKNALRRLLVTNTYDFLAGRLKKNEESERVEIECNAAGLGFAVASSEFALEDIGDLVYPNPAFRQLVTMSFDFVAKEDQPLCFVQVTAFKCGGFSLGTSMNHISFDGSGFKMFLENLAALAFNDDGPLAVVPCNDRSLLAARSPPQVTFPHPELLKVNLPAGEEMAPPVFDSLKEDLSFEIFQLSSADIDGLKDKAKAPDNVKTKVTGFNSLTAAIWRCKALSCGGDNNSDXXXXXXXXXXXRRRLNPPLPDSYSGNAVLTGYATAKCAELEEGPFWKTVQMVYEGAARMTDEYARSAIDWGELYKGFPHGEFLVSSWWRLGFEGVQFPWGKPKYSCPVVYHRKDIILLFPDIDNGGNSNRGVNVLVALPPKEMEKFKSLFHKFLA